One Roseomonas gilardii subsp. gilardii genomic region harbors:
- a CDS encoding tellurite resistance TerB family protein, which yields MIDAKNLLDRFLGQGGAAGVLRQMAGGSTAARGAEPGRDGNSPWTHPGGTSTGGSGLNLPGGFSGGSLGGLADAARQAMGQSGKGGLAAGGVAGGLLGLLVGGKKKGGLNRALTHGGAALLGALASRAYENWQKGQPPAQAPVATPQEVEGVEERFLPAAKPAPDGQPFELALIRAMIAAAKADGHIDAGEQRRIFAKVEEAGLDAEAKGFVFDALAAPVGIPEVASLAGTPEQAAELYLASRLTVDPDQPAERAYLEALAHRLKLPEGLVAHLDRQAAGVTEGVAAG from the coding sequence ATGATCGACGCCAAGAACCTTCTCGACCGTTTTCTCGGCCAGGGTGGCGCCGCCGGGGTGCTGCGCCAGATGGCTGGGGGCTCCACGGCTGCGCGCGGCGCTGAACCGGGCCGGGACGGGAACTCGCCCTGGACCCATCCTGGCGGCACTTCCACAGGCGGTTCCGGCCTGAACCTTCCCGGTGGTTTCTCCGGTGGTTCCCTGGGCGGGCTGGCCGATGCCGCGCGGCAGGCGATGGGCCAGTCCGGCAAGGGCGGGCTCGCCGCTGGTGGCGTGGCGGGCGGGCTGCTCGGCCTGCTGGTCGGCGGCAAGAAGAAGGGCGGGTTGAACCGGGCGCTCACCCATGGCGGTGCCGCCTTGCTCGGGGCCCTGGCCAGCCGGGCCTATGAGAACTGGCAGAAGGGCCAGCCGCCCGCCCAGGCCCCGGTGGCCACGCCGCAGGAGGTGGAGGGGGTGGAGGAGCGTTTCCTCCCCGCCGCGAAGCCGGCCCCGGACGGGCAGCCTTTCGAACTGGCCCTCATCCGCGCCATGATCGCCGCCGCCAAGGCGGACGGGCATATCGACGCCGGGGAGCAGCGCCGGATCTTCGCGAAGGTGGAGGAGGCCGGACTCGATGCCGAGGCCAAGGGCTTCGTCTTCGACGCGCTGGCCGCGCCGGTCGGCATCCCGGAGGTCGCGTCCCTCGCCGGCACGCCGGAACAGGCGGCGGAGCTCTACCTGGCCTCCCGCCTCACGGTCGATCCGGACCAGCCGGCGGAACGCGCCTACCTGGAGGCGCTCGCCCACCGGCTGAAGCTGCCGGAAGGGCTGGTGGCGCATCTGGACCGGCAGGCGGCCGGTGTCACGGAGGGGGTGGCGGCGGGCTGA
- a CDS encoding M20 aminoacylase family protein: MHPELGLEEHRTAEIVARKLEEWGIEVHRGVGVTGVVGVLRSGNGQQSIGLRADMDALPMQEMTDLPYASTVPNKMHACGHDGHTTMLLGAARYLAETRNFNGTVNFIFQPGEEGCGGALAMLEDKLFERFPCDRIFGMHNHTGMAVGTFAVRTGPAMAGGAFFDITVGGKGSHGARPEGSIDPVLTACHIATALQSIVSRNLSPREQAVVSVTKVQGGDAYNVIPQTATISGTARFFSREVGTQIEEAMRRLSEGIAAGFGATASLDWRLIFAPTVNTAEHVDSVIAAAKDLVGEEKLTVGKPPVMGSEDFSFMLEKVPGAYLNVGNGEEGFSPHHPGYKFNDASIPYGSAMYARLVEMGMPKGIAG, translated from the coding sequence ATGCATCCCGAACTGGGGCTGGAGGAGCACCGCACCGCGGAGATCGTGGCGCGGAAGCTGGAAGAATGGGGGATCGAGGTGCATCGCGGCGTCGGCGTGACCGGCGTCGTCGGCGTGCTGCGCTCCGGCAACGGGCAGCAGTCCATCGGCCTGCGCGCCGACATGGACGCGCTGCCGATGCAGGAGATGACGGACCTGCCCTATGCCTCCACCGTGCCGAACAAGATGCATGCCTGCGGCCATGACGGCCACACCACCATGCTGCTGGGCGCGGCGCGGTACCTGGCCGAGACGCGGAACTTCAACGGCACGGTGAACTTCATCTTCCAGCCGGGCGAGGAAGGTTGCGGCGGCGCGCTGGCGATGCTGGAGGACAAGCTCTTCGAACGCTTCCCCTGCGACCGCATCTTCGGCATGCACAACCACACCGGCATGGCGGTGGGCACCTTCGCCGTGCGCACCGGCCCGGCCATGGCGGGCGGCGCCTTCTTCGACATCACCGTGGGCGGCAAGGGCTCCCATGGCGCGCGGCCGGAGGGCAGCATCGACCCGGTGCTGACCGCCTGCCATATCGCGACCGCGCTGCAATCCATCGTCTCGCGCAACCTCTCGCCGCGCGAGCAGGCGGTGGTGAGCGTGACCAAGGTGCAGGGCGGCGATGCGTACAACGTCATCCCGCAGACGGCCACGATCTCCGGCACGGCGCGCTTCTTCTCGCGCGAGGTGGGCACGCAGATCGAGGAGGCGATGCGCCGGTTGTCCGAGGGCATCGCCGCCGGCTTCGGCGCGACGGCGAGCCTGGACTGGCGCCTGATCTTCGCCCCCACGGTCAACACGGCGGAACATGTGGACAGCGTGATCGCCGCCGCGAAGGATCTGGTCGGCGAGGAGAAGCTGACCGTGGGCAAGCCGCCGGTGATGGGGTCGGAGGACTTCTCCTTCATGCTGGAGAAGGTGCCGGGCGCCTATCTGAACGTGGGCAACGGGGAGGAAGGCTTCTCCCCGCACCACCCGGGCTACAAGTTCAACGACGCCTCGATCCCCTACGGCTCCGCCATGTACGCGCGGCTGGTCGAGATGGGGATGCCGAAGGGCATCGCGGGCTGA
- a CDS encoding SDR family oxidoreductase produces MDLGLRGKRALVMGASKGLGRSVAEALAAEGVALAISGREQASLDKVCDSLRSLGAPKAVGIPADVAKAAEMDALADGALAALGGVDILFLNHGGPPPSTALGLTPEMLETWFRPAVLSPIQVANRLLPGMRERRWGRIISVGSIGIEQPIANLAISNTLRAALAGWNKTLSAEVAKEGITCNILAPGAFRTDRTAETAAAAAKKSGRSLEDVIADRAKSIPAGRMGEPDEYGPMAAFLASDKAAYLTGCILRVDGGATLST; encoded by the coding sequence ATGGATCTCGGTCTGCGGGGCAAGCGGGCTCTGGTGATGGGCGCCTCCAAGGGTCTCGGCCGCTCGGTGGCGGAGGCCCTGGCGGCGGAAGGCGTGGCGCTCGCCATTTCCGGGCGCGAGCAGGCGAGCCTGGACAAGGTCTGCGATTCGCTGCGCTCCCTCGGCGCGCCGAAGGCCGTGGGCATTCCCGCCGATGTCGCGAAGGCGGCGGAGATGGATGCCCTGGCCGATGGCGCGCTGGCGGCGCTGGGCGGGGTGGACATCCTCTTCCTGAACCATGGCGGCCCGCCGCCCAGCACGGCGCTGGGGCTGACGCCGGAGATGCTGGAGACCTGGTTCCGCCCCGCCGTGCTCTCGCCGATCCAGGTCGCCAACCGCCTCCTGCCGGGGATGCGGGAGCGCCGCTGGGGCCGGATCATCTCGGTGGGCAGCATCGGCATCGAGCAGCCGATCGCCAACCTCGCCATCTCCAACACGCTCCGCGCCGCGCTGGCGGGCTGGAACAAGACCCTTTCGGCCGAGGTGGCGAAGGAAGGAATCACTTGCAACATCCTGGCCCCCGGCGCCTTCCGCACCGACCGCACCGCCGAGACGGCGGCGGCGGCGGCGAAGAAGAGCGGCCGCAGCCTGGAGGATGTGATCGCCGACCGGGCGAAGAGCATCCCCGCCGGCCGCATGGGCGAGCCCGACGAGTACGGGCCGATGGCGGCCTTCCTGGCCTCGGACAAGGCCGCCTATCTCACCGGCTGCATCCTCCGCGTCGATGGCGGCGCGACGCTGAGCACCTGA
- a CDS encoding YaiI/YqxD family protein, giving the protein MNGEGGRPEIFVDGDACPVRDEVFRTAARLGLVTHVVSNGARGVRLPESPDIRRVIVEAGADAADDWIAEHIRPGDVCVTADIPLASRCLKAGARAVAPSGTVWSEDNIGQALAGREVSRHLRELGVETRGHGSFGAKQRSRFLQALDAEIQASLRGAAPKPASWPDFFA; this is encoded by the coding sequence ATGAACGGAGAAGGCGGGCGGCCCGAGATCTTCGTGGACGGGGATGCCTGCCCGGTGCGCGACGAGGTCTTCCGCACGGCCGCGCGCCTCGGGCTGGTGACGCATGTCGTCTCCAACGGCGCGCGCGGGGTGCGGCTGCCAGAGTCGCCCGACATCCGCCGCGTGATCGTGGAGGCCGGCGCGGATGCCGCGGATGACTGGATCGCGGAGCATATCCGCCCCGGCGATGTCTGCGTCACCGCCGACATCCCGCTCGCTTCCCGCTGCCTGAAGGCGGGGGCGCGGGCGGTAGCGCCCAGCGGCACGGTCTGGAGCGAGGACAATATCGGCCAGGCCCTGGCGGGGCGGGAGGTGTCGCGCCACCTCCGGGAGCTCGGCGTGGAAACGCGGGGACACGGGAGCTTCGGCGCGAAGCAGCGTTCCCGTTTCCTGCAGGCGCTGGATGCCGAGATCCAGGCCAGTTTGCGCGGCGCGGCGCCGAAGCCGGCCTCCTGGCCGGATTTCTTCGCCTGA